From Staphylothermus hellenicus DSM 12710, a single genomic window includes:
- a CDS encoding DUF47 domain-containing protein: MREAVLFKDILPEQIIILLDELVDKLSDLTGSFLDSIKLLNEMRIGEARRKLRDTMKIESEADIVKKKIIALLEESRIDPGFKEDFFHLIKRIDSVADWIKEAARELIIIPYLEVPQPIREGIEKLIDKVVELAEKVNRAIKSTMSGEYGEAVELISEIEKLEEEADQINLENRGKLLEYSEQLKPITLALLVHDLNQDLEEAADSCEDVGDYLRALIASWKRI, translated from the coding sequence TAGATAAATTAAGTGATCTGACTGGTTCCTTTCTAGATTCCATTAAACTACTAAATGAAATGAGAATAGGCGAGGCGCGCAGAAAATTAAGAGATACAATGAAAATTGAGAGCGAAGCAGATATTGTTAAGAAGAAAATAATTGCTTTACTTGAAGAATCCAGAATAGATCCAGGGTTTAAGGAGGATTTTTTCCACCTCATTAAAAGAATAGATTCTGTTGCTGACTGGATCAAGGAAGCTGCTCGCGAACTAATAATTATACCATACCTCGAGGTTCCACAACCGATTAGGGAGGGTATAGAGAAACTTATTGATAAAGTTGTTGAACTAGCTGAGAAGGTGAATAGGGCAATAAAGAGTACTATGAGTGGAGAATATGGAGAAGCAGTAGAACTGATAAGTGAAATAGAGAAATTAGAGGAAGAGGCTGACCAGATAAATCTAGAGAATCGGGGAAAGCTTCTCGAATATTCTGAACAACTCAAACCAATTACATTAGCATTACTTGTTCATGATCTAAACCAAGACCTCGAAGAAGCTGCTGATTCATGTGAAGATGTAGGAGATTATTTGCGAGCGCTAATAGCTAGTTGGAAGAGAATATAA